One window of the Triticum dicoccoides isolate Atlit2015 ecotype Zavitan chromosome 3B, WEW_v2.0, whole genome shotgun sequence genome contains the following:
- the LOC119279512 gene encoding probable splicing factor 3A subunit 1: MPLLSSPDAGDHQQQLQIVPSSVGVAPSKPEPAPTVSTHTRTIGIIHPPPDIRVIVEKTATLVVNNGPEFERRIVAHNQGNAKFSFLQPSDPYHAYYQHRVSEIAEHSPAADASAAPESEDGQPLPSDSADGADDKPDHSAPFRVAPLTKVLVPPKAELYMVRLPEGITGEELDIIKLTAQFVARNGKNFLTSLAHRESTNSQFNFIRPTHSMFPFFTMFADVYTRVLSPDEGVPALTKELREGSKDLTTVLERCLNRLEWDRSQEQAKQQAEDELELERVQMSMIDWHDFVVVATIEFADDEYEGLPVPPTLEELKRRKRMETLGEEEPMELAEPAKDVEMEMDEEEMQLVEEGMKAARLEENGGGAQVRVAGDQEPPMRIVKNYKRPEERIPAARDPTKFVVSTITGELIPISEMGEHMRISLIDPKYKEQKERMLAKIKETTLAPDDEVVNNIVGLARTRPDIFGTTEEEVSNAVKAEIEKKKDEQPKQVIWDGHSGSIGQTATQAMSMGGEEQVDASNVPGPAPLPRFVMPLPQPPQPLSLVNVPRFTPNPMPYHLQTPAHHKQGVPHMMSNMHPQMIRMSGPMGPMPNNIPPRPGHITQFMPGPPRFPMPPTPHMQTTPTMVNPIGIPQAPPPLPPQPPAEEQPPLPEEPEPKRQRTDDASLIPAEQFLVQHPGPARMLVSVPNLDEGSLRGQVLEISVHSLSDTVGSLKEQIAGELQLPANKQKLSVRTSFLKDNLSLAYYNVGPGVVINLTLRERGGRKK, encoded by the exons ATGCCGCTCCTCTCCTCCCCGGACGCCGGAGACCACCAGCAGCAACTGCAGATTGTTCCCTCGTCCGTCGGCGTCGCCCCCTCGAAGCCCGAGCCCGCGCCGACGGTGTCCACCCACACGCGCACCATCGGCATCATCCACCCTCCGCCGGACATCCGGGTGATTGTCGAGAAAACGGCCACCTTAGTCGTCAATAACGGGCCCGAGTTCGAGCGCCGCATCGTCGCCCACAACCAGGGCAATGCCAAGTTCAGTTTCCTCCAGCCCTCCGACCCCTACCACGCCTACTACCAGCACCGCGTCTCTGAGATCGCCGAACATTCGCCCGCCGCTGATGCCTCCGCCGCGCCGGAGTCCGAGGACGGCCAGCCTCTCCCGTCCGACTCTGCTGATGGCGCCGATGACAAGCCCGACCACTCTGCGCCCTTCCGTGTGGCACCGCTGACCAAGGTGCTGGTGCCACCCAAGGCTGAGCTCTACATGGTGCGGCTGCCTGAGGGTATCACTGGGGAGGAGCTCGACATCATCAAGCTGACTGCACAGTTCGTGGCTCGGAATGGGAAGAACTTCCTGACGAGCCTGGCACACCGAGAGAGCACCAACTCGCAGTTTAACTTCATCCGACCCACGCACAGCATGTTTCCTTTCTTCACCATGTTTGCCGACGTGTACACGAGGGTGCTGAGCCCGGATGAGGGTGTGCCTGCACTGACAAAGGAGCTGCGGGAGGGGTCGAAGGACCTCACCACTGTGCTGGAGCGGTGCCTGAATCGGCTGGAGTGGGACCGATCACAGGAGCAGGCGAAGCAACAGGCAGAGGATGAACTTGAGCTGGAGAGGGTGCAGATGTCGATGATTGATTGGCATGATTTTGTTGTTGTTGCGACAATTGAGTTCGCAGATGATGAATATGAGGGGCTTCCTGTGCCGCCTACGCTAGAAGAATTGAAGCGCCGGAAGaggatggagaccttgggagaggagGAACCCATGGAATTGGCTGAACCAGCTAAGGATGTTGAGATGGAGATGGATGAGGAGGAGATGCAACTTGTTGAGGAAGGAATGAAGGCAGCAAGGCTTGAGGAGAACGGAGGAGGAGCACAAGTTAGGGTGGCCGGTGATCAGGAGCCGCCTATGAGAATTGTCAAGAACTATAAGAGGCCCGAGGAGAGGATCCCTGCGGCGAGGGACCCGACCAAGTTTGTTGTTTCAACAATAACCGGAGAGCTCATTCCGATTAGCGAGATGGGGGAACACATGCGCATCTCGCTCATTGACCCGAAGTACAAGGAACAGAAGGAAAGAATGCTGGCCAAGATTAAGGAGACCACGCTTGCTCCAGATGATGAGGTCGTCAATAACATTGTTGGTCTTGCACGGACAAGGCCAGACATATTTGGAACGACTGAGGAAGAGGTTTCTAATGCCGTCAAGGCAGAAATTGAAAAGAAAAAGGATGAGCAGCCAAAGCAGGTTATTTGGGATGGTCATTCTGGTAGCATTGGTCAAACTGCCACTCAGGCAATGTCTATGGGTGGTGAAGAACAAGTTGATGCCTCAAATGTTCCAGGTCCAGCTCCACTTCCCCGGTTTGTCATGCCGTTGCCCCAGCCTCCTCAACCACTTTCTTTGGTTAATGTTCCCCGATTTACACCAAATCCAATGCCTTATCATCTCCAAACcccagctcatcataagcaaggAGTTCCACATATGATGTCCAACATGCACCCACAGATGATTAGGATGTCAGGTCCCATGGGTCCTATGCCAAACAATATCCCCCCTCGTCCAGGCCATATTACTCAGTTCATGCCTGGTCCACCAAGGTTCCCTATGCCGCCAACCCCGCACATGCAGACCACGCCAACCATGGTCAACCCCATCGGAATCCCCCAGGCTCCACCACCTTTGCCTCCACAACCACCTGCCGAGGAGCAGCCACCTCTACCTGAGGAACCAGAACCTAAGAGGCAGAGAACAGATGATGCTTCTCTGATCCCAGCTGAGCAGTTTCTTGTTCAGCATCCG GGCCCTGCGCGCATGTTGGTTTCTGTACCCAACCTCGATGAAGGAAGCTTGCGAGGCCAAGTTTTGGAGATCTCTGTCCATTCACTCTCAGACACAGTCGGCAGTCTGAAGGAGCAGATTGCTGGAGAGCTGCAGCTTCCTGCTAATAAGCAGAAGTTGAGTGTGAGAACTAGTTTCCTCAAAGACAATCTTTCTCTTGCTTATTACAATGTTGGCCCTGGGGTGGTGATCAATCTAACTCTGAGAGAGCGCGGTGGGAGAAAGAAATGA